DNA sequence from the Bradyrhizobium diazoefficiens genome:
TGACCATCTCGGCGACCAGCAGATGGTCGGCGCGAAATGGTCCGGACTGCTCAGACGCAAGGCCATTCAGCGGCAGCACTTCCTGTACGGACATCGCTAGTCGTCCTTGTTCGTGAGCCCGCGCGCCTTGCCGGCCGATTGCAGGAAGGCGCGGGAGATATCGAAGAATTCGGGGACGTCGAGCAGGAAGGCGTCGTGGCCGCGATCGGTCTCAATCTCGGCAAACGACACCCGTGCGCTCGAGGCGTTGAGCGCATGCACCAGCGCGCGCGACTCCGAGGTCGGGAACAGCCAGTCGCTTGTGAAGGAAACCACGCAGAAGCGCGTCTCGATTCCGGCGAACGCCTTCGCCAGCACGCCGCCATGGTCGCCGGCGATATCGAAATAATCCATCGCGCGGGTCAGATAGAGATAGGAGTTGGCGTCGAAGCGCTCGACAAAGGACGAGCCCTGATAGCGCAGATAGGACTCGACCTGGAAGTCTGCATCGAACGAGAAGGTCGGCAGCTCGCGGTCCTGCATGCGGCGGCCGAACTTGCGATGCAGCGCTGCGTCCGAAAGGTAAGTGATGTGCGCGGCCATGCGTGCGACCGCGAGGCCGCGATGCGGATGAATGCCATGATCGGCATAGCCGCCATTGTGCCAGTCGGGATCGGCCATCACGGCCTGGCGGCCAAGCTCGTGGAAGGCGATGTTCTGCGCCGAGTGCCGGGTCGAACAGGCGATCGCCAGCGCCGAATACACGCGCTTGGGGTAGGCCGCGGTCCATTGCAGCACCTGCATGCCGCCCATCGAGCCGCCGACCACGGCAAACAGCGTGTCGATGCCGAGCCGGTCGATCAGCATCGCCTGCGCGCGCACCATGTCGGGGATGGTGATGACAGGGAAATCCAGCCCCCACACCTTGCCGGTCGCGGGATTGATCGAGGCCGGGCCGGTCGAACCCATGCAGCCGCCGATCACGTTGGAGCAGATGATGAAATAGCGGCTGGGGTCGAGCGGGCGGCCGGGACCGACCAGCGTCTCCCACCAGCCCGGCTTGCCGGTGACGGGATGCACATTGGCGACGTGCTGATCTCCGGTCAGCGCATGGCAGATCAGGACGGCATTGGAGCGATCGGCGTTGAGCTCGCCATAGGTCTTGTAGGCGATCTGGAACGGGGTGAGATCGATGCCGCAATCGAGTCGCAACGGCTGGTCGGCGCCGAAATGCGCGACGGGTGAACTCGGATGGTCAACCTCGTGCGAGCGCTCATCGGCGCTGATCGCCGGGCTCAGAATCGATTTGACGCTACCCATCTGACCATTGACCTCGTTTGCGATCGGACTTGTGACCGCATTGACATCAGGCCATGAAAAACCCGGCCTGAACGATAGGTTCGGCCGGGATCGAAAGCGTCCCCGGCCTGTTTAGCGAGTTTTTTAACGTGGCTGCAAGCCGGCCGGCTCAAATGACCACGGAACGGGCAAAAACCTACTGGGTTGGGCGCTTTTCGTCAAGTCGCAGTCCGGATTAGCCAAAATAGTCTCTCGCCTGGCGCCCCAATGGGCCATCATTTCTCTTTGCTTTCGCCGCCCTGACTGCCTAATCAGGACATCGATCGCAGCCTCTCAACACCCGTCAGATATGTCCCAACGACCGCCCGCGCCACCATCGCTCCAGGAATTGCGCAAGGAGATCGACGCGATCGACGAGGGCATGCATCGCTTGCTGATGCAGCGCGGCGACATCATCGATCGCCTGATCCAGGTGAAGCAGACCCAGGAGGTCGGCTCGGCGTTCCGCCCGGCGCGCGAAGCCTCCATGATGCGTGACATCGTGCAGCGCCATCGCGGCATCCTGCCGCTCGACACGGTCGAGAGCATCTGGCGCGTCATCATCTCCACCTTCACCTATGTCCAGGCACCGTTCTCGGTGCATGCCGACGTCTCGGTGAGCGAGCCGGCGATGCGCGATTCCGTGCGCTTCCATTTCGGCTTCACGGTGCCTTACGTCGCGCATTTCAGCGCGCAGGCCGCGGTCGAAGCGGTGGCAAAATCCAAGGGCGACCTGGCGCTGGTGTCAGCGATCTCCAGCCGCACGCCGTGGTGGCTGGAGCTGGAAGCAGACGGCGCGCCGAAGATCATTGCGCGACTGCCGTTCGTCGAGCGTGCCGACCATCCGGCCGCTCTGCCCGTGTTCGCGGTATCCCGCGTTGCCGACAGCGCGGTGGTGACGGAGGTCGAGACCTTCAGCGTGCGCGTCTCCGGGTGGAACGCCGAGGTGGCGCGGGCGCTATCGCCGCTCGCCGAAATCGTGGCGGTGCCCGATACCGCCTTCGACGGTGCGGCGCTGCTGGTCTCGGTCACCAGCGCGATCAGTATCGACAAAATCAGGGCTGCCCTGATCGAAGCGGGGGCCTCGGTGCGCTCCACGGCTCTCGTCGGCAGCCACGCAACGCGCTATACGGTGCCCCCAACCGGGTCGAAATCGTAAGCGAACCGCCTAAAGCTACTTCCGGAGTTGAAGATGTCCCGCCCCGTGCCGAATCCCGGCATTCTCGATATTGCGCCCTACACGCCCGGCAAGAGCCCGGTCGCGGAGCCGGGCCGCAAGGTGTTCAAGCTCTCGGCCAACGAGACGCCGTTCGGACCTTCGCCCAAGGCGATCGAGGCGTTCAAGGACGTGGCGGATCATCTGGAAGACTATCCGGAGGGCACCTCGCGCGTGCTGCGCGAGGCGATCGGCCGCTCTTTCGGGCTCGATCCCAACCGCATCATCTGCGGCGCCGGTTCGGACGAGATCCTCAACCTGCTCGCCCACACCTATCTCAGCCATGGCGACGAGGCGATCTCGACCACGCACGGCTTCCTGGTTTACCCGATCGCCACCATGGCAGTCGGCGCCAAGAACGTGGTCGCGGCCGAGAAGAATCTCACCGCCGATGTCGATGCGATCCTGCAGGCGGTGACGCCGCGCACGAAGCTGGTCTGGCTCGCCAACCCCAACAACCCGACCGGCACCTATCTGCCGTTCGATGAGGTCAAGCGCCTGCGCGCCGGCCTGCCGTCGCACGTGCTGCTGGTGCTGGATGCCGCCTATTGCGATTACGTGTCGCGCAACGATTACGAGATGGGGATCGAGCTCGTCGCCACCACTGAGAACACGGTGGTGACGCACACCTTCTCCAAGATCCACGGTCTTGCGGCGCTGCGCGTCGGCTGGATGTTCGGTCCTGAGCATATCATCGACGCCGTCAACCGCATTCGCGGCCCGTTCAACGTGTCGACGCCGGCGATGTACGCCGCGGTCGCCGCGATCGAGGACACCGCGCACCAGGCGATGTCGAAGCAGTTCACCGAAACCTGGCGCAACTGGCTCACCGAGGAGATCGGTAAGCTCGGGCTCAAGGTGACACCGGGCGTCGCCAATTTCGTGCTGATCCACTTCCCGACGGAGGGCAAGACCGCGGACGCGGCCGACGCCTATCTCACCAGGCGCGGCCTGGTGCTGCGCGCGTTGAAGAACTATAGCCTGCAGCATGCGCTGCGCATGACCATCGGCACCGAGGAGGCTAACCGCCTCGTCGTCGAGGCGCTGCGCGATTTCATGGCCGGCAAATGAGCGTGGATCCGCACTTCCGGCGCGTCGCGCTGATCGGCTTTGGCCTGATTGGCGGCTCGATCGCGCGCGCTGCGAAGCTCCAGGGGCTGGCTTCTGAGATCGTCACCACGGCGCGCTCGGAGAAGACGCGCGCGCGGGTGCTCGAGCTCGGCATCGTCGACCGGGTCGTCGCGACCAATGCGGAAGCCGTGAAGGATGCCGATCTCGTCATCCTCTGCATTCCCGTCGGCGCCTGCGGGCCGGTCGCGCAGGAGATCGCGCCGCATCTCAAGCCCGGCGCCGTGATCTCCGACGTCGGCTCGGTCAAGGGCGCCGTGGTCAAGGACATGGCACCGCATCTGCCGAAGACCGTTAATTTCGTGCCGGCGCATCCCGTCGCGGGTACCGAGCATTCGGGGCCGGATTCCGGCTTCGCCGAGCTCTTCATCAATCGCTGGTGCATTTTGACACCGCCGGAAGGCACCGACACTGATGCCACCGCGCATCTGCGTGCGTTCTGGGCGGCGATGGGCGCCAAGGTCGAGGTGATGACGCCGGATCATCATGATCTCGTGCTCGCCATCACCAGTCATCTGCCGCATCTGATCGCCTACACCATCGTCGGCACCGCCGACGAGCTGGCGCAGGTGACGGAGTCGGAGGTCATCAAATTCTCCGCCGGTGGTTTCCGCGACTTCACCCGCATCGCGGCCTCCGACCCGACGATGTGGCGCGACGTCTTCCTCGCCAACAAGGACGCCGTGCTGGAGATGCTCGGCACCTTCACCGAGGATCTCGCAAAGCTCACCCGCGCCATCCGTCGCGGCGACGGCGAGGCGCTGTTCGATCACTTCACCCGGACCCGCGCCATCCGCCGCGGCATTGTCGAGATCGGCCAGGATTCCGCTGCGCCCGACTTCGGCCGACCGCATGCGGCGCTGAAGAAGCCGTAGAGGTGCCTCCTCATTTCCCGTCATTCCGGGGCGACGCGCAGCGTCGAACCCGGAATCCCGAGATTGTGGCGCGAGATTCCGGGTTCACGCTTCGCGTGCCCCGGAATGACGACAAATCAATCAATACAGCGGCGGAATCTGGCCGACCTTGACCGGACCGAGCAGCACGGCGCCGTCGACGAATTTCAGCGGGAAGCTGCGCGCCTTCTTGCCCTCGAGCGTGCTCTCGGTGCCGATCGAGTTGATGCCGGCGGCAACGCCGGCATTGGCGTTCTGCTTGATGACCTTGCCGAGGCCGGGAACGGCGCGGTCGAGTGCGCCGAAGAGATTGTTGAGGTCCTGCGACTTCACGCCGGGCGCAACGCGATCGAGCGTTGCCTGCGGCACGCCCTCTTCCAGCATCTTCTCGATGCCGAGAGCCGGAATGACGCGTTCGAGGCCGGTCACCGTCATCTGCAATTCGCCGTCCAGTCGGCCATTGGCCGAGAGGCCCAGCGTGCCGGCCGCGACCGCGATCATCTCGCCCTGCTGGATCCGCGACTGCACGATCTCGATATGGCCGCCGGCGGCCCGGATCTCGCGGAAGCGCTGCGGCCAAGGTTTTGGGGTGAGATCGGAGAGCCCCGTGATCTTCGCGCGCGTGTCGGCTTCGAACGGCTCGGCGAGCAGCGGGTGCACGCCCTGAATGCTGCCCTGCGAGACCTGGAGCACGGTCTCGATCACGGGATGATCGGATGACGATCCATCGGCGAGACGCCCGTGCAGCTCGATCTGCTTGGCGCGCGCGAGCGGCACCGGCACGCTGCCGTCCATCCTGACGATGCTGGGATCGTCGAACACGATGGAGGCGCGTTCAGGCACGGCCGGCAGACCGATGACGCTGCTGCGGCCTTTGCTCCAGTTCACCACGAAGCTGCTTTGCGTCACGCCATCGGTCAGCGTTGCCGGCGCGGAAAACTCGGCGATGACGTGCTTGGGATCGTAGACCTGGGCCACGACCAGAATGTTGTCGAGCTTGGCCGTGAACGGCGTCTTGCTCGCATTCTGCGAGACCAGCGCAACGCTGGCGCCCGAGCACTGGACCTCGAAGCGGAACGGGAAGCCCGCGATCGAGCGCTTGGCGCAGTCGTAGATGCGGCCCGATTTGGCCTCCTGCGCGCGCCAGGCATCGGCCGCGACCTGGGCCTGCGAGGCCGCATAGAACCAGAAGCCGCTCCAGGCGACAGCGAGGATCAGGAGGAGGACGGGAGCGATGAAGAGCCCCCAACGGGAGCGCCGGCCTGCGGCAACGGTCATATCGGACATGCGGCGACCCTTTGGCCCCAGATTTTGTCAAATGTAAGCGAGGTCGGCCTGCGACGAAAGGCGGAGAATTCGCTTCGCTTGAAGGCCCGGTTCTGGTAGCCGTGCCCGAAATGTCGGAAATCACCCTCCCCTCCGTCACCACTGCCAAGGGCGACCTCTGGGTGTTCGGCTACGGCTCCTTGATGTGGCGGCCGGACTTCGCATTCGAGGAGCGCGTCCCGGCGCGGCTGGTCGGCGAGCATCGCGCACTCTGCGTCTATTCTTTCGTGCATCGCGGCACGCCGGAGCAGCCGGGCCTGGTGCTGGGGCTTGATCGCGGCGGCGCCTGCCGCGGCATCGCCTTCCGCATCGCTGAAAAGAATCGCGCTGAGGTGGTCGCCTATTTGCGGGCGCGCGAGCAGGTGACGTCGGTCTATCGCGAGGTGATGCGCTCGGTGTGGCTGGAGAACGACGCGCGCCAGCGCGTCTCCGCGCTCGCCTATGTCGTCGACCGCGGTCACGTGCAATATGCCGGCCGGCTGTCGCTCGCCGACCAGCACCGCCATGTCGTCCAGGGCCACGGCCAGTCCGGCACCAACCGCGACTATGTCACGGCGACCGTCAAGGCGATCGAGGCCGAAGGCTTTCGCGACGCGCAATTGCATCAGCTCGCGATGATGTTGCATGGCGATGCGCATTCGCTGCACGCTCCTGCTCCCGACGAAAACAGGGACAGCCGCTAGCGCTCCGACGGAGCATAGCTCGGCGCAGCACCGATCAACTGCTCCTGCTCTTTCCGTCCGGCTTCGACGAGGCGGCCGGTCGCGTCCTCGATCGCAGTCTGCACGCGCTTGAGAAACTCATCCTTGAGCAGGCCGGGCGGCAGCGGATCGAGGAACTCTACCACCAGCGTACCGGGATAGCGCATGAAGGTGCGGCGCGGCCAGAACAGGCCGGAATTGAGTGCAATCGGCAGGCACTGCACGCCGCAGGACGAATAGATCTGCGCAAAACCGGTCTTGTAGTCCGGCGGCGCCCCGGGCGCGCGGCGCGTGCCTTCAGGAAAGATGACGAGCTGGCCGCCGCCGCGCACCGCCTCGCGCGCGCGCCGCGTCATGTCCAGCAGCGCCTTCACGCCGGCCTTGCGGTCGATGGCGATCATCCCGGTCTTGACCAGGAACTGACCGAACACCGGAATCTGCATGAGCTGACGCTTGAGGATGAAGATCGGGTGCTCGAAGAAACCCGGCAGCACGAACGTCTCCCAGAACGACTGGTGCTTTGCGGCGATCACCAATGGTCCCCTCGGGATCTTCTCGGTACCGCGGAATTCCACCTTGATGTTGCAGACCACCCGCATCAGCACCAGCGTCGCCTTTGCCCACCATTTCGCCACCGTCAGCATGGCGCGCGGCGGCAATGCGAAGGTCGGCAGCGCCACGATTGCGAGGCACACCAGCACGGCATAGAACAGCACGTTGAACAGCAGCGAGCGCAGGAAAATCAGGAACATCAAAAATCCGATCGATTGACCTGTGCGGTAGCGGGCCGCTTCGGTTGCAGGCCCGCAGGCTGCTCCGACACTTCGGGAGAAAGGTCAATCCCGAAATCCTCCAGCCGCACCCTGAGCTCGGCCGCGATGTACTTGACATATTCGGACAACAGCAGCCGCAGCGTCGAGGCCGACGTCCACCACGGCTCCTCGCGCCATTTGTCGCCGACCACCGCGAACGGGATCAGCGCGGTCTCCGGCATCGCATGCGAGAATTCCGCTAGTGCACGCGGCATGTGGTAGTTCGAGGTGACCACGATCAGCGATTTGAAGCCGCGGCCCTCGGCCCAGCGCCGCGCCTCCGCCGCGTTGCCGCGCGTCGTGAGCGCGGTGCGGTCGAGATCGACGCAGCAGGTCATGAAAGGCTGTTTCTCCGGCAGAGTCCGGGAGATGTCGTTCGCTGTCGAGGTCGGGTGCACGCCCGAGATCAGCAGCCGCCTGCCGTAGCCGGCCGCCAGCAGCTCCATCGCATCCGGCACTCGCGACGAGCCGCCGGTCAACACCACGATGCCGTCAGCCTTGCGGTCCGGCGCGATCTCGGCGCCGCGCAATTGCGACAGGAACGCGACGAAGCCTGCTGCCGCGCCGACAAAGGCAAACGCGATCGTCGACACGACGGTCGCGCGCAACCAGCCGCGCGGCAGTTTCGGCAATCGATCGTCGGTCGGCGCGGTCATATGATGTCGGTGATCCCTTCCCCGATTATTTTAGAACGTTTTTAGGCGAAGTGGAGTCCGGTTTGTCGGGCTCAATCCACGTCATTCAGCGTCGCGAATAGGGTCTGGCACGAGGCCACTGCTGTGATCGCGCCGATCAGGACGGCCTGCACCGCGAGCACGACATAGCCGGACGGCCGCAGCGAGAAGGTGCCGAGCAAGGCTGCGAACTGGTCGCCGACCGGCGTGCCGGAGAACCATCCGGCGATCGACTCGGAGAAGCCGAACAGCAGCATGGCGACACCGCCACCGATGACGCCACCTTCGAGGCCGAGCCTGAGGAAGTGCCGCAGGAAGTGATTGGCGATGTAGCGGTCGCCGGCGCCGACGAAATGCAGGACCTCGACGATCGGGCGGTTCGCCGCCATTGCGCCGCGGGTTGCGAACGACACCGAGATGATGGTCGCAACGATGACGAGCGCGAGGATGCCAATGCCGGCAAGCACGGTCGCGTTGGTCATAGAGCGCATCCGTTCGATCCAGGCGCGATGATCGTCGACGCTGGCGCTTGGCGCCACCTGTGTCACGCGGGCGCGCAAGGCGCCGAGATCGAGCACCGTGCCCGGTTGAACGCGCGCGATGATCATGCGCGGCACCGGCAGATCGTCCATCGACAGGCCGGTGCCGAGCCAGGGCTCGAGCAGCTTGCCGCTTTCCTCCTTGGTGAACGGCTTGACCTCGACGATTCCGGCCTGCGCGCGTATCGCCTCGGTGACGGCAGCCGTGTCGCGCTCGATGTCGCGCCCGGATTGAGGTCGGACCTGGATGGTGATCTCGCTCGCGACATCCGACTGCCATTCCGCGGCCGAGGCGCTGACCAGCAGAACCGTGCCGGTCGTCATCGAGGCAAGGAACGTCATGATGGCGACGACGGCGACGAGGGCGCGACCGTGGATCGAGGCGCGCGGCACGATCGGCGACATGTTGCGCGCCCTGGCCGGAAGCTGCGGACGCTCCTGTCCGAGATCGACCAATACGCCGCGCTCGTCGGTCCTACTCATAGACGTGCAGTCGTCCCTGGTGCAGCACGAAACGGCGCGCTTCGTACTGGTCCATCAGCGCGATGTCGTGGGTTGCGATGATCACGGCCGTGCCTGATTTGTTGAGCTCGATGAAGAGCCGCAGCAATCGTCGCCCGAGCGTCGGATCGACGCTGCCGGTCGGCTCGTCCGCAAGCAGCAGTTGCGGTCGCGAGATCACGGCGCGCGCGATCGCGGCGCGCTGCTTCTCGCCGCCCGACAGGATCGGCGGCAGCGCATCCATGCGGTCACCGAGCCCGACCCAGCGCAGGAGGTCGATGACTTCCTTGCGATAGCTCGATTCGCTGCGGCCCATGACGCGAAACGGCAGCGCCACGTTCTCGTAGGTCGTCATGTGGTCGAGCAGGCGGAAATCCTGAAGCACGATGCCGATGCGCTTGCGCAAATCGGCGATCTCGTCCTTGCCGAGCTGGGAGACGTCGTGGCCGAACAGATTGATGAGGCCGCGCGTCGGGCGATGCGACAGGAACAACAGGCGCAGCAACGAGGTCTTGCCGGCGCCGGACGGGCCGGTGAGGAACTGGAAGGAATGCGCCGGGATCTGGAAGGAGAGGTCGCGCAGGATCTCCGGCCCCAGGCCGTAGCGTAATCCGACATTTTCGAACCGAACCAAGCTCAGCTCCGTTCGAGAGGTGACGTAGGCGCGCGGCCGGCGCGGTTTCGCCGCATGCGATCGAGGGGTTGTGCGACCGTTATGGTTTCCGGTTCGTTAACGGTCGCCCTGTAGCATCCCCGACAGCATCCTTAGAAGTACCCTTGGCGCGGTTCCGCGCGACAAGGTCATCGTCGAGGCCGTCCATGCATATCGTTTGCCCCCATTGTACGACATCCTATGCCATCAAGCTTGCGAGCCTTGGAGCCAATGGGCGGACGGTCCGTTGCTCCCGATGCAAGGAGACCTGGATGGCGCATCCCAAGGATGCCATTGAGGAGGCGGCGGTGCCGGCGATGGCCGCGGCCAGCCAAGCCGATGACCAGTCCGACCTCGCCGAGCAGTGGAACTCCTACGCCAAGGACGACGGCACCGCCGAGACCCCGGTGGTCGATAGCCCCTCGATCGCCAGCGACTGGCCGACCGAGGATGCCACCGAGACCGAGGACGAATGGTCGGCGGCGGCCCAGGCTGCCGAGGAGGAGGTCGTCGGCGCGCAGCACCAGTCCTGGTTCCGTGGCCTGTTCAGCCGCCGCGGAGCGAAGGTGAGCCGCCCGGCGCCGGCCGTAGCCCGGCGAAAATCCCATTTCGGCCTGCCGACCGCCTGCGCCGCCATGGGCGCGCTGGTGCTGGCGCTGGTGATCTGGCGCAACGACATGGTCCGCCTGCTGCCGCAGACGGCGGCGTTCTACAAGCTGGTCGGCTTAGAGGTAAATCTGCGTGGGCTCGCCTTCAAGGACGTCAAGCTCTCCAGCGAGACGGTGGACGGCAAGCAAGTGCTGGTGATCGAGGGTGTGATCGTCGGCCAGGGCAAGAAGCCGCTGGATATCCCGCGCTTGCGCTTTGCCGTGCGCGACGCGCAAGGCGCGGAGATCTACGCCTGGAATTCGGTGCTGGAACAGACCGTGCTGCAACCCGGCGAGCGCGCCTTCTTCCGCTCGCGCCTGGCCTCGCCGCCGCCGGAAGGCCGCAATATCGACGTTCGTTTCTTCAACCGGCGCGACATTGCCGGCGGCAGCGTATAATCGGGCTCGCAAGGCCCGCACGGGAGTTTGGTCCCATGCCCAAAGTTTTGATCGCCGATGACGAGGATTCGATGCGCCAATTGGTGGCGCGCGCCATCGCCATGGACGGCCACGAAACTGTCACCGCGCAGGACGGCGCCGAAGCGCTGGAGATCCTGACCCGCGAGGACGGCGCGTTCGACCTGCTGCTCACAGACATCCAGATGCCTGTCATGGACGGCATTGCGCTGGCGCTCTCCGCCGCACGCGATTTCCCCGATTTGACCATTCTGCTGATGACGGGCTTTGCCGATCAGCGCGAGCGCGCTTCGAATTTGAATGCGCTGGTGCATGACGTCGTGACCAAGCCGTTCTCGGTCGCGGATATCCGCACGGCAGTCGCGGACGCGCTCGCGGCGAAGAAGGGTTAGCGGGCGGGCGCCACGCATTCCGCTGTCATGCTCCGGCTTGACCGAGGCATCGAGTACGCCGCAGCCTCTCGATTCATCACTACAGTCTCTGGAATACTGGATCGCCCGGTCAAGCCGGGCGATGACAGTGAGCTCGTGG
Encoded proteins:
- a CDS encoding homoserine O-acetyltransferase, yielding MGSVKSILSPAISADERSHEVDHPSSPVAHFGADQPLRLDCGIDLTPFQIAYKTYGELNADRSNAVLICHALTGDQHVANVHPVTGKPGWWETLVGPGRPLDPSRYFIICSNVIGGCMGSTGPASINPATGKVWGLDFPVITIPDMVRAQAMLIDRLGIDTLFAVVGGSMGGMQVLQWTAAYPKRVYSALAIACSTRHSAQNIAFHELGRQAVMADPDWHNGGYADHGIHPHRGLAVARMAAHITYLSDAALHRKFGRRMQDRELPTFSFDADFQVESYLRYQGSSFVERFDANSYLYLTRAMDYFDIAGDHGGVLAKAFAGIETRFCVVSFTSDWLFPTSESRALVHALNASSARVSFAEIETDRGHDAFLLDVPEFFDISRAFLQSAGKARGLTNKDD
- a CDS encoding chorismate mutase — protein: MSQRPPAPPSLQELRKEIDAIDEGMHRLLMQRGDIIDRLIQVKQTQEVGSAFRPAREASMMRDIVQRHRGILPLDTVESIWRVIISTFTYVQAPFSVHADVSVSEPAMRDSVRFHFGFTVPYVAHFSAQAAVEAVAKSKGDLALVSAISSRTPWWLELEADGAPKIIARLPFVERADHPAALPVFAVSRVADSAVVTEVETFSVRVSGWNAEVARALSPLAEIVAVPDTAFDGAALLVSVTSAISIDKIRAALIEAGASVRSTALVGSHATRYTVPPTGSKS
- the hisC gene encoding histidinol-phosphate transaminase is translated as MSRPVPNPGILDIAPYTPGKSPVAEPGRKVFKLSANETPFGPSPKAIEAFKDVADHLEDYPEGTSRVLREAIGRSFGLDPNRIICGAGSDEILNLLAHTYLSHGDEAISTTHGFLVYPIATMAVGAKNVVAAEKNLTADVDAILQAVTPRTKLVWLANPNNPTGTYLPFDEVKRLRAGLPSHVLLVLDAAYCDYVSRNDYEMGIELVATTENTVVTHTFSKIHGLAALRVGWMFGPEHIIDAVNRIRGPFNVSTPAMYAAVAAIEDTAHQAMSKQFTETWRNWLTEEIGKLGLKVTPGVANFVLIHFPTEGKTADAADAYLTRRGLVLRALKNYSLQHALRMTIGTEEANRLVVEALRDFMAGK
- a CDS encoding prephenate/arogenate dehydrogenase family protein, yielding MSVDPHFRRVALIGFGLIGGSIARAAKLQGLASEIVTTARSEKTRARVLELGIVDRVVATNAEAVKDADLVILCIPVGACGPVAQEIAPHLKPGAVISDVGSVKGAVVKDMAPHLPKTVNFVPAHPVAGTEHSGPDSGFAELFINRWCILTPPEGTDTDATAHLRAFWAAMGAKVEVMTPDHHDLVLAITSHLPHLIAYTIVGTADELAQVTESEVIKFSAGGFRDFTRIAASDPTMWRDVFLANKDAVLEMLGTFTEDLAKLTRAIRRGDGEALFDHFTRTRAIRRGIVEIGQDSAAPDFGRPHAALKKP
- a CDS encoding DUF2125 domain-containing protein, translated to MSDMTVAAGRRSRWGLFIAPVLLLILAVAWSGFWFYAASQAQVAADAWRAQEAKSGRIYDCAKRSIAGFPFRFEVQCSGASVALVSQNASKTPFTAKLDNILVVAQVYDPKHVIAEFSAPATLTDGVTQSSFVVNWSKGRSSVIGLPAVPERASIVFDDPSIVRMDGSVPVPLARAKQIELHGRLADGSSSDHPVIETVLQVSQGSIQGVHPLLAEPFEADTRAKITGLSDLTPKPWPQRFREIRAAGGHIEIVQSRIQQGEMIAVAAGTLGLSANGRLDGELQMTVTGLERVIPALGIEKMLEEGVPQATLDRVAPGVKSQDLNNLFGALDRAVPGLGKVIKQNANAGVAAGINSIGTESTLEGKKARSFPLKFVDGAVLLGPVKVGQIPPLY
- a CDS encoding gamma-glutamylcyclotransferase, whose protein sequence is MSEITLPSVTTAKGDLWVFGYGSLMWRPDFAFEERVPARLVGEHRALCVYSFVHRGTPEQPGLVLGLDRGGACRGIAFRIAEKNRAEVVAYLRAREQVTSVYREVMRSVWLENDARQRVSALAYVVDRGHVQYAGRLSLADQHRHVVQGHGQSGTNRDYVTATVKAIEAEGFRDAQLHQLAMMLHGDAHSLHAPAPDENRDSR
- a CDS encoding lysophospholipid acyltransferase family protein, which gives rise to MFLIFLRSLLFNVLFYAVLVCLAIVALPTFALPPRAMLTVAKWWAKATLVLMRVVCNIKVEFRGTEKIPRGPLVIAAKHQSFWETFVLPGFFEHPIFILKRQLMQIPVFGQFLVKTGMIAIDRKAGVKALLDMTRRAREAVRGGGQLVIFPEGTRRAPGAPPDYKTGFAQIYSSCGVQCLPIALNSGLFWPRRTFMRYPGTLVVEFLDPLPPGLLKDEFLKRVQTAIEDATGRLVEAGRKEQEQLIGAAPSYAPSER
- a CDS encoding YdcF family protein codes for the protein MTAPTDDRLPKLPRGWLRATVVSTIAFAFVGAAAGFVAFLSQLRGAEIAPDRKADGIVVLTGGSSRVPDAMELLAAGYGRRLLISGVHPTSTANDISRTLPEKQPFMTCCVDLDRTALTTRGNAAEARRWAEGRGFKSLIVVTSNYHMPRALAEFSHAMPETALIPFAVVGDKWREEPWWTSASTLRLLLSEYVKYIAAELRVRLEDFGIDLSPEVSEQPAGLQPKRPATAQVNRSDF
- a CDS encoding ABC transporter permease, encoding MSRTDERGVLVDLGQERPQLPARARNMSPIVPRASIHGRALVAVVAIMTFLASMTTGTVLLVSASAAEWQSDVASEITIQVRPQSGRDIERDTAAVTEAIRAQAGIVEVKPFTKEESGKLLEPWLGTGLSMDDLPVPRMIIARVQPGTVLDLGALRARVTQVAPSASVDDHRAWIERMRSMTNATVLAGIGILALVIVATIISVSFATRGAMAANRPIVEVLHFVGAGDRYIANHFLRHFLRLGLEGGVIGGGVAMLLFGFSESIAGWFSGTPVGDQFAALLGTFSLRPSGYVVLAVQAVLIGAITAVASCQTLFATLNDVD
- the ftsE gene encoding cell division ATP-binding protein FtsE — encoded protein: MVRFENVGLRYGLGPEILRDLSFQIPAHSFQFLTGPSGAGKTSLLRLLFLSHRPTRGLINLFGHDVSQLGKDEIADLRKRIGIVLQDFRLLDHMTTYENVALPFRVMGRSESSYRKEVIDLLRWVGLGDRMDALPPILSGGEKQRAAIARAVISRPQLLLADEPTGSVDPTLGRRLLRLFIELNKSGTAVIIATHDIALMDQYEARRFVLHQGRLHVYE
- a CDS encoding MJ0042-type zinc finger domain-containing protein, whose product is MHIVCPHCTTSYAIKLASLGANGRTVRCSRCKETWMAHPKDAIEEAAVPAMAAASQADDQSDLAEQWNSYAKDDGTAETPVVDSPSIASDWPTEDATETEDEWSAAAQAAEEEVVGAQHQSWFRGLFSRRGAKVSRPAPAVARRKSHFGLPTACAAMGALVLALVIWRNDMVRLLPQTAAFYKLVGLEVNLRGLAFKDVKLSSETVDGKQVLVIEGVIVGQGKKPLDIPRLRFAVRDAQGAEIYAWNSVLEQTVLQPGERAFFRSRLASPPPEGRNIDVRFFNRRDIAGGSV
- a CDS encoding response regulator, which codes for MPKVLIADDEDSMRQLVARAIAMDGHETVTAQDGAEALEILTREDGAFDLLLTDIQMPVMDGIALALSAARDFPDLTILLMTGFADQRERASNLNALVHDVVTKPFSVADIRTAVADALAAKKG